A window of the Lagopus muta isolate bLagMut1 chromosome 1, bLagMut1 primary, whole genome shotgun sequence genome harbors these coding sequences:
- the MYF6 gene encoding myogenic factor 6, producing the protein MMMDLFETGSYFFYLDGENGALQQLEMAEGSPLYPGSDGTLSPCQDQLPPEAGSDSSGEEHVLAPPGLQPPHCPGQCLIWACKTCKRKSAPTDRRKAATLRERRRLKKINEAFEALKRRTVANPNQRLPKVEILRSAISYIERLQDLLHRLDQQDKMQEVAADPFSFSPKQGNVPGSDFLSTCGSDWHGASDHSRALGSSPKAGGSMVESSASSSLRCLSSIVDSISSDEPKLPGAEEVVEK; encoded by the exons ATGATGATGGACCTTTTCGAAACCGGCTCCTATTTCTTCTACTTGGACGGGGAGAATggggccctgcagcagctggagatggCAGAGGGCTCCCCGCTGTACCCGGGCAGCGACGGCACCCTGTCCCCGTGTCAGGACCAACTGCCGCCGGAGGCCGGCAGCGACAGCAGCGGCGAGGAGCACGTGCTGGCCCCGCCGGGCCTGCAGCCCCCGCACTGCCCCGGCCAGTGCCTCATCTGGGCCTGCAAAACCTGCAAGAGAAAGTCGGCCCCCACCGACCGGCGGAAAGCGGCCACGCTGCGGGAGCGGAGGAGGCTGAAGAAGATCAACGAAGCCTTCGAGGCTCTGAAAAGGAGGACTGTGGCCAACCCCAACCAGCGGCTGCCCAAGGTGGAGATCCTCAGGAGCGCCATCAGCTACATTGAGAGGCTGCAGGACCTGCTGCACAGGCTGGATCAGCAGGACAAAATGCAGGAGGTGGCGGCGGACCCCTTCAGCTTCAGCCCCAAGCAGGGAAAC GTCCCCGGCTCCGACTTCCTGAGCACCTGCGGCTCCGACTGGCACGGCGCTTCCGACCATTCCCGCGCGCTGGGGAGCAGCCCCAAAGCAG GGGGCTCCATGGTGGAGTCGTCGGCCTCCAGCAGCCTGCGCTGCCTCTCCTCCATCGTGGACAGCATTTCCTCCGACGAGCCCAAGCTGCCCGGCGcggaggaggtggtggagaaATGA
- the MYF5 gene encoding myogenic factor 5: protein MEVMDSCQFSPSELFYDSSCLSSPEGEFPEDFEPRELPPFGAPVPTEPACPEEEEHVRAPSGHHQAGHCLMWACKACKRKSTTMDRRKAATMRERRRLKKVNQAFETLKRCTTANPNQRLPKVEILRNAIRYIESLQELLREQVENYYHLPGQSCSEPTSPSSSCSDGMADCGSPVWPARGSSFEAGYCPEMPHDYAAEQSGALSSLDCLSSIVDRLSPAEEPGLPLRHAGSLSPGASIDSGPGTPGSPPPRRTYQAL, encoded by the exons ATGGAGGTGATGGACAGCTGCCAGTTCTCCCCATCCGAGCTCTTCTATGACAGCTCCTGCCTGTCGTCCCCTGAGGGTGAGTTCCCCGAGGATTTTGAGCCAAGGGAGCTGCCTCCCTTTGGAGCCCCTGTGCCCACTGAGCCTGCCTGCCCTGAGGAAGAGGAGCACGTCCGGGCCCCCAGTGGACACCACCAGGCTGGCCACTGCCTCATGTGGGCTTGCAAAGCCTGCAAGAGGAAATCCACCACCATGGACCGGCGGAAGGCAGCCACTatgagggagaggaggaggctgaaGAAAGTAAACCAAGCATTCGAGACCTTGAAGAGGTGCACCACAGCCAACCCCAACCAGAGACTCCCCAAAGTGGAGATCCTGAGGAACGCCATCAGGTACATCGAGAGCCTCCAGGAGCTCTTAAGGGAACAGGTGGAGAACTACTATCACCTGCCGGGACAGAGTTGCTCCGAGCccaccagccccagctccagctgctccgATGGGATG GCGGACTGCGGCAGCCCGGTCTGGCCGGCGAGAGGCAGCAGCTTCGAGGCGGGGTACTGCCCCGAGATGCCCCACG ATTACGCGGCGGAGCAGAGCGGCGCGCTGTCCAGCCTGGACTGCCTCTCCAGCATCGTGGACCGCCTCTCTCCGGCAGAGGAGCCGGGGCTGCCCCTCCGCCACGCCGGCTCCCTCTCGCCAGGCGCCAGCATCGACTCGGGGCCCGGGACGCCCGGCTCGCCGCCTCCCCGACGGACCTACCAGGCGCTATGA